The genomic window AGGTTGTAGAGCGTCAGGTCGTACCCGTGCCGCAGCAGCGCCCGCTGGGCGCCCTCGAGCACCGAGGAGAAGAACCAGCGGTTGAGGAACGGGATGACCACGCCGATGTTCCGGGTGCGGCCCGATGCGAGGCTCGACGCGTTCGACGAGACGACGTACCCGAGGTGCGCGGCGGCCTCCTCGACCTTGGCCTTGGAGCCGGGGGAGACGTGGCCGCGGCCGCTGAGCGCGCGCGACACCGTCGCGGTGGACACCCCCGCGAGCTTGGCCACCTCTTCGATGCCGACCATGTTCCCTCGCTCGTCGCGCCCGTCGTGGGGCCGCCCGGGATGCGGCAGCGCGACGTTCGATCCTATCGCCGCACGGAGTGGCGGTTTGCTGCGGCCCGCGTTCTGGGGTAGGAAAGGCACAGTCAAGGGCCGGTCTTCGGGGGCGTGGCTTGCCCGCGGAACGAGCGACGAGAGGAACGAACACGTGAAGTGGGTCAAGCGGATCCTCCTGGCGCTCGTGGCGCTGTTCGCCCTCTTCTACCTGGTCACCCGACCGGAGGACGCCGCCAACGCGGTGCAGGGCGCCGTCGCCGCCGTCTGGGGCGGCGTCGAGGCCGTCGGCCGGTTCTTCACGTCGCTGGCCAGCGCATGATCGACGCCGGGACCCCCCGGCGACCGAGGCGGGGCCTCTTCACCCCACGACGGGGCAGCATGTTCGACCCCCGCGTCGAGCGGCACCTCATCGTCGACGAGGGCGAGGTGATCGTCGACGAGGTGGCCAAGCACTGGGCCGCGATCGTCAAGCCGGTGCTCGAGCTCATCGCGGCGATCCTCGTGCTGGTGCTCGCGTTCTACGTGCCCCCGCAGGCGTGGTGGCTGCCCGCGCTCGGCGCCGCGGCCCTCGCCGGGCACGGGCTCTGGCGCATCCTGCAGGCGCAGATGGATCGGTTCGTCATCACGAACATGCGCGTGTTCCGCGTGCACGGCATCCTCACGCAGAACATCGCGACGATGCCCCTCGCGCGAATCCTCGACATCTCGGTGCACCGGCCGATCCTCGGCCGCATCTTCGGCTTCGGCCACTTCATCTTCGAGTCGGCGGCGCAGACGCAGGGCCTGAAGGAGATCCGGTACGTCGGCGCCCCGAACGAGCGCGACCTCACGATCCAGCGTGTCATCGCGCGCGCGGGCCTCCGCGGCCCGGTGCGTCCGCTGAACTCCGGGCCGAACAACACCCAGCCGCTCCTCCCGCCGCCGCCCCCGGTGCCCGCGCCCGCCCCGGCGGTCGTGATCGGCGACCCGTTCGACGACGACGGCACGGGCGAGACCGTGCCGGAACGGCTCGGACCCAACGACACGCAGCCGATCGAGCGGCTCTGACCGGCGACCGACCGGCCCCGCGGCATCCGCCCGGCCCTCGATTTCTCGCGACGCCCCCGCATGGGTATCCTTGTGTGGCCCCCGGTCGCGTGAGGAACGTGGTCGGGTGTACGGCGAGTTACCCAAGCGGCCAAAGGGATCTGACTGTAAATCAGCTGGCATAGCCTTCGGGGGTTCGAATCCCTCACTCGCCACGCGCCGAAGCCCCGGTTCCCACCGGGGCTTCCGTCGTTTCCGGGGCCGGTACGCGGCGCCTTGCCGGATGTCGCGGGAGCCGGATGTCCCGGGAGCCGGATGGCGCGGGAGCCGGATGTCGCGGGCGCCGTCATGCGACTGCGCGGCGGCACCCAGCGCGGCTAGCGTGGGAGCATGACCGACCACGCGGCATCCGCCCTGCTCGACATCGCCCGCCGCATCGCGACGACGGTCGGGGAGACCGCGCTCGAGGAGCGCCGCCGGGGCATCGCCGTCGAGGCGACGAAGTCGTCGCCGGTCGACGTGGTCACCGCCGTCGACCGCGAGACCGAGGCGCGCATCCGCGCGATGCTCCTCGACGCGCGCCCCGACGACGGCATCTTCGGCGAGGAGGACGAGACGCACGTCGGCACGTCCGGCCTGAACTGGGTGGTCGATCCCGTCGACGGCACGGTGAACCTGCTGTACGACATCCCGGCCTGGGCGGTGAGCATCGCGGTGGTCGACGGGCCGCCCGACCCGCTGCACTGGCACGCGCTCGCGGGCGTCGTCGTGAACCCCGTGACGGGCGAGGTGTTCGAGGCCGCGCGCGGCGGCGGCGCACGGCTCGGCGCGCGCGAGCTGCGCGTGAACGACGACGTGGAGCTGCCGAAGGCGCTGATCGGCACCGGGTTCGGGTACGCGGCCGAGCGGCGCCGGACGCAGGCCGAGGTGCTGCTCCAGGTGCTGCCGCGCGTGCGCGACATCCGCCGCATCGGCTCGGCCGCACTCGACCTCAGTGCCATCGCGGCCGGCCGGCTCGACGGCTTCTACGAGCGCGGGCTCAACCCGTGGGACCACGCCGCCGGAGCGCTCATCGTGCGCGAGGCGGGCGGTCGGGTCGGCGGCGCGGGCGGTGCGCCCGAGAGCGCCGACCTCCTCGTCGCGGGCGGGCCGTCGGTGTACGACGAGCTGCTGGCACTGGTCGTCGAGGCGGGGGCCGCCGCCGGCTGACGGATGTCGCGGAGCGCCGTTTCGACGTGGCGAAGACGCCATCGACCGGTTACGCTTTATCGATCCGTGACCTCGGCCACGAGCCGAGCGATCAACCCGAGCCCCGCCCAACCCGAGCGAAAGTCCCCCACGTGCCCGAGTCCCCCCTCGTGCCCGACCATTCAGCGCCAGGCACTCACGACCGCGTGCGGTCGGAACGTCCGTTGACGCGTCGCGAAATGCGGGACCGCACCGCCACTTCACCGGCCGAGCCGGTCGACCCCAGGGTCGGCCAGGGTTCGGCCGCCGCTGTTTCCGGGGGAGCGCCGTTCGGCTCGTACCCGTCCGCACCGGGCTCCTCGCAGGGCGGGCGAACGGATGGCACGGGGCCGCTGCGTCCGCGTGATCGCCGCGAGGCGGCGCCGACGCACACGACCCACCCCGCCGTCGCTCCGGGCCGAGCCTCGGCTCCGTCGCCCGCCGCACCACCGGCCCCGGAGGCGCAGCCCGCCGCACGCCGCCTCCGCCGCGACCCGCAACCGGCGCCTGCGGCGCCGCCCGCCGGCGCGCCGGCCGCGCCGGCCTGGTCGGGAGGGGCCTCCGGGCCCGCCTGGTCGGCGGGTGCCCCCGCGCCCGCCGAGGCGCCGCGATCCGGCCGCCGGGCCGCCGGCCCCGCGCCGTCGCCGGGGGCCGCAGCCGCTGCGGCAGCTCCCGCCGCAACCGGATTCGCACCCCAGCACGAATGGACACCGCAGCGCCGCCCCGATCCCGCGACCCACGACGCGCGCGAGTCCGCGCCGTCGTCGTCGCAGGCGCGGCCGCCTGCAGGGGAGCGCCCGGCGTATCCCGGCCGGCAGCCCGGGCTCGACGAGTACGGTCGTCCGGTCCATCCGGGCCGTCCCGCTCAGCCGACGCGTACGGGTGAGGTCGGTCGTCCGGTCCAGCCGGGCGGTGCCGAGGCCTACGGCGTTCCCGGTCGGTCGGCCCGACCCGAGCAGTACGAGCGTCCGGGCCAGCCGGGTTCCGACCGGTACGCGCAGCCCGCCCGGCCGGGCGCCGTGCCGAACGACCGTCCGTCGCAGTCGGCGACCGCGGCCCGACCTGAGCAGCACGGTCGCCAGGGCCGAACAGCTCCGGCAGCTCCGGCCGAGCAGTACGGTCACCCGGCCCAGCGCGCCCGCACCGACGACCTCGGCCGCCCGACCCAGTCGGCCGCCTCAGGTCGGCAGGTCCTCGACTCCCATCCCGACCGCGCCGGCGGGATCGGTCCGGGGCAGATGCGCGCTGCCCAGCGGCCCGGCGAGTATCCGCACCCCCACGAGCGCGCGCACCCCGACCAGCGTGCTCGTGCCGACTGGTCGCCGCACCCCGACCAGCGCGCCCGTGCCGAGCAGACGCCGCACTTCGACCAGCGCGCACGTGCCGACCGGTCGCCGCAGTCCGACCAGGACCAGTCGCCGCACCCCGACCAGCGGACCCGCGCCGACCAGTCGCCGCACTCCGGCCAGCGCCGACACCCCGATCAGCCCGCAGCCCCAATTCCCGGCGCCGCGAGGCCACAGGCCGACCGGTTCCCGACGCGCGATCAGCTCCGACCCGCCGCGGGGGCGTCGGCCGCCGCCGTCCCGCCCGGCGCCGTCCCGGCCGCCGGGCCGTCGCCGCGCCTCGATGAGCGGCGCCCGGCTCCGGCCGGCCCCGCCGCCGACCGTCGCGCGGCCGAGATCGTCCGCTCCGACGACGCCTCCGACGGCCGGGCGCGACTGCGCCTCGAGGCCGACCCCTCGGCCGGGATGGGGCGCGATCTCCGCGCCGACTCGGCCGACGACTTCGCCGCGATGTTCGCCGCTGCGACCGGCGGCGAGGGCGCGGCTCGCGCCGGCCTGGAGTTCCGCGACGTCGCCGTCGACGCCTCCGCGGCCTCGCGAACCTCGCCCGTCCGGCGTGGGCCGGGCGCCGATCGCTCCGCGCGACGAGCGGATGCCGCGGCGGCGACGTCGGGCCCGCGCCGATCCTCCGTCGAGCGCCCGGCCGGCGGCGCGGCATCCGTCTCGAAGCCCGCACCGCGGCGGTCGGTGCGCCGCGCGGTGACGACCCGCATCGTCAGCACGGTCGCGATGGGCTTCGCCGCGATGCTTGCGATCGCGACCTCCGTTCCCTCCCTCTCGCTGCTCTCGCCCGAGGACGTCCAGGCGCTCGCCCTCAGCAACGCCGCGGGCACCACCGTCGACGGTCAGCGCGTCGACATCGCGGGCGGCACGCTCGCCGCCTCGGTCGACCGGCAGGACTACGAGCACCAGACGCTCGAGGAGTACGCGCGGGCAGCCGGCATCCGCCCCGAGGCGACCTTCACGAACAACCCGCTCGGCACCATCCAGTGGCCGTTCGCGGTCGGCGTGCACATCGGCGACCACTTCGGGTACCGCAACTGCGCCGGCTGCTCGATGGACCACCACGGTCAGGACTTCAATCCCGGCCTCGGCGCCGAGATCCAGGCGATCGCCGACGGCACCGTCTCGGTTTCGACCGACGACGGAGGATCGCTCGGTGTCGTCATGATGATCGACCACGTCATCGACGGCGAGGTCGTCACGAGCGTCTACGCGCACATGGAGTACGGCTCGCGCCGCTTCGAGGTGGGCGACACGGTCAAGGTGGCCGACGTGGTCGGCACCACGGGCAACACGGGTATGTCGACCGGCCCGCACCTGCACTTCGAGATCCGCATCGGCGGTGTCGACGGGTACTGGGTCGATCCGCTCGAGTGGCTCTACGCCAACACCAACTGACCCCCGCCACCGCGGGCCGCTGGGCAGCGTTCGCAGGATGAGACGGGCGACGACGCTCCTTTCGGGGTGCTGAGGCGTCTCATCCTTCATTCGGCCCTCGATACGGCCGCACCCGGATGGCGCCGCGCGACCTCGTTCTCCACAGGCGCCGGAGCACGATCACCGGGCGCGGCACACTGCTCGCATGGGAGTCCGACCGGCAGAGGTGGCGACGCACGTGCGCACGCACGGCGGCGCGCTGTCGTATCCGCACCTCGACGCACTGGGCGTCGCGCGTGGCGACGTCGGCGCCGCGATCGACGCGGGAGCCATCGTGCGGGTGCGCCAACGATGGTTCGCGGTGCCGGATGCGCCGGCCGAAGTGGTCCGGGCCGTCCGGGTGGGTGGCAGCCTCACGGCGACGTCGGTCGCACGACTCGAAGGGCTCTGGCTCCGGCCCGACACGGCCCTGCATGTTCGGGTTCCGCGAACCGCTGGACGGCTGTGGGCGCCCGACGCGCCCGCGGCAGGCGGCGGTCGGGTCGCGCTCGACCGCCGCAGCCACGACGTGTGCGTGCACTACCGGACCGTGAGCGGGATCGTCGGCGCTCGAGACCCGCTGCCGATCGCCCTCGCCGAGCTCGCGATGTGCGCACCGCGGCTCGACGCGCAGATCGCCATCGACTCGGCGCTCTCGCTTCGCGTGCTCGAGCCGGCGGGCCTGGCCGAGCTGCGATCGCTCCTCGGGCCGACGCGGCGCTCGCTCGTCGACGACGCGGATTCCGGCTGCCAATCGGGGACCGAGACGATCGTTCGGCTGCTCCTGCGCGGGCGCCGGGTCGCTCATCGCACGCAGGTCTGGATCGCGGGCGTCGGACGGGTCGACGTCGTGGTCGGCGACCGGCTGGTGATCGAGATCGACGGCAAGGGGTTCCACACCGGCGTCGAGTTCGAGCGCGACCGCCGTCGCGACTTCGAGCTCGTCATGCGCGGGTACCTGGTGCTGCGCCTGAGCTACGACATGGTGATGCGCGAGTGGGAGACGGTTCGCGAGGGCGTCCTCGCGCTCATCGCGCGCCGCGAGCATCGCTGGGGCGGGCGGTCCGCGCGCCACGAGCCGCTCGACGGTCGCTCGATCGCCCGGCACCATCTCACGGAGTGAGCGATGCCCGTCGGACGCGAACGCAGGATGACACGCGTCAGGGGTCCCGTGGAGCGGGTGTGGCGAGCGTCATCCTGCGTTCGGCGGGTGGGTGGCGGCATCCGGTGGGTGGGTTCGCAGGATGACACGCGTCAGGGTCCCGTGGAGTGCGTCTGGCTCGCGTCATCCTGCGAACTCGCGCGCGTCGGGGTGAGGGAGGAGGCTCGGCGCCCCGCCGCGCGCTACGCGCGCAGCCAGGCCGTCGTGTCGGCGGGCAGCACGCCGTCGGCGAGCTCGGCGCTCGCGAGCAGCACCTCGCCCTCGGGGAGCGGCACGTCGGAGGAGCCCGTGTTCGCGACGACGAGCACGTCGCCGTTGCGGAACGCGAGCACGCCGTCGGCGCCCGAGGGCTCGACCCACTCGACCGCGCCGGTGGCGAGTGCGTGCGAACGACGGCCGCGCAGCGCGGCGCGGTACAGCTCGAGCGTGGAGCCCGCGACCCCGCGCTGGCGGTCGCGCGCGAACTCCGCCCACGACGCGGGCTGCGGCAGCCATGCGGCATCCGTCGGCCCGAAGCCGTACGAGGGGCAGTCGGCCTCCCACGGGAGGGGCACGCGGCATCCGTCGCGCCCGTACCGCTCGCCGTTGGTGCGGAACCAGGTCGGGTCCTGGCGGGCGTCGTCGGGCAGGTCGATCGCCTCGGGCAGGCCGAGCTCCTCGCCCTGGTAGACGTAGGCCGAACCGGGCAGCGCGAGCATGAGCGCGGTCGCGGCGCGCGCGCGACGCAGGCCGACCACGGGGTCGGGCAGGCCGGGCGTCTTCGGGCCGATGCCGTGGCCCTGCAGGTTCTCGGTGGTCAGCGCGAGGCGCGAGGCGTGCCGCACCACGTCGTGGTTGGAGAGCACCCAGGTCGAGGGGGCGCCGACGGCGCCGAACGCCTCGATCGACGCGTCGATGACGCGGCGGAGGGCCGCGGCATCCCACGGCGTCTCGAGGTAGGCGAAGTTGAACGCCTGGTGCATCTCGTCGGGGCGCACCCACTTGGCGACGCGGGGGAGCGGGTCGACCCAGGCCTCGGCGGCGAGGATGCGCTCGCCGGGGTACTCGTCGAGCAGCGCGCGCCAGTCGCGGTAGATCTCGTGCACGCCGTCCTGGCCCCAGAAGGGGGCGCCGTCGCCCTGGTCGTGGATCTCGGGCTCGAGCGGCACGCCCTCCTCGATGAGCGCGTGGCTCGCACCGCCCATGCTGCCGCCCTCGGCGGGCGGGGTCCAGTCGGGCAGGCCGTCGGCCTTGATCATGCCGTGGGCCACGTCGACGCGGAAGCCGTCGACGCCGCGGTCGAGCCAGAAGCGCAGGACGCGGCGAAACTCCTCGCGGACCTCCTCGTTGGTCCAGTCGAAGTCGGGCTGCGAGCTGTCGAAGATATGCAGGTACCACTGCCCGGGGGTGCCGTCGGGGTCGGTGGTGCGGGTCCACATCGACCCGCCGAACACGGACTCCCAGTTGTTGGGCGGCTCGTCGCCGCCGGGGCCGCGGCCCTCGCGGAAGATGTACCGCGCGCGCTCGGCGCTGCCGGGCGCGGCCGCGAGCGCCTGCTGGAACCAGGCGTGCTGGTCGCTCGAGTGGTTCGGCACGAGGTCGACGATGACCTTGAGTCCGAGCCGGTGGGCTTCGGCGAGCATGTCGTCGAAGTCGGCGAGCGTGCCGAACCGGGGGTCGACGTCGCAGTAGTCGGCGACGTCGTAGCCGGCGTCCTTCTGGGGCGACGTGTAGAACGGCGAGAGCCAGATCGCGTCGACTCCGAGGTCGGCGAGGTCGGTCAGGCGCGACCGGATGCCGGCGAGATCGCCCATGCCGTCGCCGTTCGCATCGGCGAAGGAGCGGGGGTAGATCTGGTAGATCGCGGCGGTGCGCCACCATTCGGTAGTCATGCGGAAACCCTAGGCCAATCTGGAAGCGTTTGCAGATCCGAGCAACCCCCGTGATCCTGAGGATCCGGTATCGATCGGATAACGCCGAGTTGTCAACTCGACGTGAAGAGGGTATACCTGAAACCGCTTGCAATCGACTTGCGGGCACATCCACACGGAAGAACGGCCTTTCGAGCACGGTGCGCGGTTCCCATCAACGGAACAGGGCAGCGTCCCACACCAGGCGAAGGCGCCGGTCTCACGCACACTGAGAAGGGCACACACCAATGCGGGTGAACACCAAGAGCCTCCTCGCGGCCGGCGCTGTCGCCGTGGTCGCGACGCTCGGCCTCGCGAGCTGCGCGGGCGGCAACAGCGAGGGCGACAACGGCGCCGCCGGCGAGGGCGGCACGCTCACGGTCTGGGTCGACGCCGAGCGCGTCGACGCGCTGAAGGGCGCAGCCGAGGCC from Agromyces aurantiacus includes these protein-coding regions:
- a CDS encoding PH domain-containing protein encodes the protein MFDPRVERHLIVDEGEVIVDEVAKHWAAIVKPVLELIAAILVLVLAFYVPPQAWWLPALGAAALAGHGLWRILQAQMDRFVITNMRVFRVHGILTQNIATMPLARILDISVHRPILGRIFGFGHFIFESAAQTQGLKEIRYVGAPNERDLTIQRVIARAGLRGPVRPLNSGPNNTQPLLPPPPPVPAPAPAVVIGDPFDDDGTGETVPERLGPNDTQPIERL
- a CDS encoding inositol monophosphatase family protein, which translates into the protein MTDHAASALLDIARRIATTVGETALEERRRGIAVEATKSSPVDVVTAVDRETEARIRAMLLDARPDDGIFGEEDETHVGTSGLNWVVDPVDGTVNLLYDIPAWAVSIAVVDGPPDPLHWHALAGVVVNPVTGEVFEAARGGGARLGARELRVNDDVELPKALIGTGFGYAAERRRTQAEVLLQVLPRVRDIRRIGSAALDLSAIAAGRLDGFYERGLNPWDHAAGALIVREAGGRVGGAGGAPESADLLVAGGPSVYDELLALVVEAGAAAG
- a CDS encoding peptidoglycan DD-metalloendopeptidase family protein, translating into MRAAQRPGEYPHPHERAHPDQRARADWSPHPDQRARAEQTPHFDQRARADRSPQSDQDQSPHPDQRTRADQSPHSGQRRHPDQPAAPIPGAARPQADRFPTRDQLRPAAGASAAAVPPGAVPAAGPSPRLDERRPAPAGPAADRRAAEIVRSDDASDGRARLRLEADPSAGMGRDLRADSADDFAAMFAAATGGEGAARAGLEFRDVAVDASAASRTSPVRRGPGADRSARRADAAAATSGPRRSSVERPAGGAASVSKPAPRRSVRRAVTTRIVSTVAMGFAAMLAIATSVPSLSLLSPEDVQALALSNAAGTTVDGQRVDIAGGTLAASVDRQDYEHQTLEEYARAAGIRPEATFTNNPLGTIQWPFAVGVHIGDHFGYRNCAGCSMDHHGQDFNPGLGAEIQAIADGTVSVSTDDGGSLGVVMMIDHVIDGEVVTSVYAHMEYGSRRFEVGDTVKVADVVGTTGNTGMSTGPHLHFEIRIGGVDGYWVDPLEWLYANTN
- a CDS encoding endonuclease domain-containing protein; protein product: MGVRPAEVATHVRTHGGALSYPHLDALGVARGDVGAAIDAGAIVRVRQRWFAVPDAPAEVVRAVRVGGSLTATSVARLEGLWLRPDTALHVRVPRTAGRLWAPDAPAAGGGRVALDRRSHDVCVHYRTVSGIVGARDPLPIALAELAMCAPRLDAQIAIDSALSLRVLEPAGLAELRSLLGPTRRSLVDDADSGCQSGTETIVRLLLRGRRVAHRTQVWIAGVGRVDVVVGDRLVIEIDGKGFHTGVEFERDRRRDFELVMRGYLVLRLSYDMVMREWETVREGVLALIARREHRWGGRSARHEPLDGRSIARHHLTE
- a CDS encoding glycoside hydrolase family 13 protein, with translation MTTEWWRTAAIYQIYPRSFADANGDGMGDLAGIRSRLTDLADLGVDAIWLSPFYTSPQKDAGYDVADYCDVDPRFGTLADFDDMLAEAHRLGLKVIVDLVPNHSSDQHAWFQQALAAAPGSAERARYIFREGRGPGGDEPPNNWESVFGGSMWTRTTDPDGTPGQWYLHIFDSSQPDFDWTNEEVREEFRRVLRFWLDRGVDGFRVDVAHGMIKADGLPDWTPPAEGGSMGGASHALIEEGVPLEPEIHDQGDGAPFWGQDGVHEIYRDWRALLDEYPGERILAAEAWVDPLPRVAKWVRPDEMHQAFNFAYLETPWDAAALRRVIDASIEAFGAVGAPSTWVLSNHDVVRHASRLALTTENLQGHGIGPKTPGLPDPVVGLRRARAATALMLALPGSAYVYQGEELGLPEAIDLPDDARQDPTWFRTNGERYGRDGCRVPLPWEADCPSYGFGPTDAAWLPQPASWAEFARDRQRGVAGSTLELYRAALRGRRSHALATGAVEWVEPSGADGVLAFRNGDVLVVANTGSSDVPLPEGEVLLASAELADGVLPADTTAWLRA